One genomic region from Tachysurus vachellii isolate PV-2020 chromosome 22, HZAU_Pvac_v1, whole genome shotgun sequence encodes:
- the brpf3a gene encoding bromodomain-containing protein 1 isoform X1 produces MKKLRRQNCQIAFKRGRGRSSSSNHTEQHILFRSPSPCRFNFSMSRDTLTYAQSQKMVEVELEGRVHRINISDPLRVITEDEMLAQDLAECNSNKENSEQIASYAQKDQTVSSPKNRRKDSKHSNRGRRSSGQQYTHNHHTQLVSPLPKPSVHRVDTYAPSEACPLPVAYYRYMKMSHEELEMKAEYDMDEEDLAWLEIVNKKRVSDGHASVSPDTFELLIDRLEREAILESRSLALSQSPIDEDAFCCVCLDDECLNSNVILFCDICNLAVHQECYGVPYIPEGQWLCRRCLQSPSQPVDCVLCPNRGGAFKQASDGRWAHVVCAIWIPEVCFANTVFLEPVEGVNNIPPARWKLTCYLCKQRGRGASIQCHKANCYRAFHVTCAQRAGLFMKIDPVRETSSSHTTVTVKKTAFCGNHSPLGAQVGYSEEGGGFVGGRGQRSYTLGPTVQENKKGLVTQQKKKTRKSADGVSRKSAMPLFLVPQIPSYRLNKICTGVPVQRKNQFMQRLHNYWLLKRHSRNGVPLIRQLHSHLQVQQTEKSKPDSKVQALRVELKYWQKQRQDLEKARLLIELIRKRERLKREQLKLQQVTLELQLTPALVLLRSTLEQLQEKDSTCIFISPVNLSEVPDYLEFVSEPMDFSTMREKLEAHKYCSVADLEADFNLMVSNCLRYNSSDTVFHKSAMQLKEVGGAILRHAQRQALRIGFDLSTGMHLPDASKVNSKQSCWGKVDVLLDPRNRFHMSPKEQLKHLLEKLDMVTSMCASGRRTKQLRLLRREINSIRHKLRNQRRTSRLLGGNIKNEDKHEEEGWNQNIKYAASIPESRNSTHQKTQESTCLTSSPLPGDAPPNDSVFGLETGGMTTQGQFYEQQGSRGRGRGKGKAKNHTKTPAHTEIDNKLHLKERHTLAISSLDGSPFMPKLGVGRRTSILFKKAKNGDKLAKSKLFSLQNRVSADQLSEQLPDHRSQTSLLCTPPTSKSTSKENGLTKGLKNQNNSVPESESCSTSYQNNISSSPPRLSQCKPSLNKVPAGVGENTQKSDSVTNLEPLSLVWAKCRGYPSYPAMTIDPDMPKEGILPNGIVIPVPPQDVLKLGQRIQVETEDKLFLVLFFDTKRTWQWLPMGKLHPMGIDDTVDKRHLMEGKKPNVRKSVHTAYERAMRHLSRVHENMNFRPPSFI; encoded by the exons atgaagaagCTAAGAAGACAAAATTGTCAGATAGCATTCAAAAGAGGCAGAGGACGGAGCAGTTCCTCCAACCACACAGAGCAGCATATTCTTTTTCGCTCTCCCTCTCCATGTAGATTCAATTTCTCCATGtccagagacacactcacatatgcCCAGTCTCAAAAAATGGTGGAGGTAGAGCTTGAGGGGAGAGTTCATCGGATTAACATTTCTGACCCACTCAGAGTCATCACAGAGGATGAGATGCTGGCACAGGACCTAGCAGAGTGCAACAGCAATAAGGAGAACAGTGAGCAAATTGCAAGCTATGCTCAGAAGGACCAGACAGTCTCCTCACCTAAGAACAGGAGAAAAGACAGCAAACATAGTAATAGGGGCAGACGCTCCAGTGGCCAACAATACACCCACAACCATCACACTCAGTTAGTGAGCCCTCTTCCTAAGCCCAGCGTCCACAGGGTGGACACCTACGCGCCATCAGAGGCTTGTCCTCTTCCTGTGGCATACTATCGCTACATGAAGATGTCCCATGAAGAGCTGGAGATGAAGGCAGAGTATGACATGGATGAGGAAGACCTGGCTTGGCTGGAGATTGTCAATAAGAAACGTGTGTCTGACGGGCATGCCTCAGTCTCTCCTGACACATTTGAGTTATTGATTGACAGGTTGGAAAGGGAAGCCATTCTGGAGTCCCGTAGCTTAGCCTTGTCCCAGAGCCCCATCGATGAGGATGCTTTCTGCTGTGTGTGCCTGGATGACGAGTGCCTTAACAGCAATGTTATCCTGTTTTGTGACATCTGCAACTTGGCTGTGCACCAGGAGTGTTATGGAGTACCCTACATACCTGAAGGCCAGTGGTTATGTCGCCGCTGTCTGCAGTCCCCCTCCCAGCCTGTGGACTGCGTCCTTTGCCCAAATAGAGGAGGTGCCTTTAAACAAGCCAGTGATGGCCGCTGGGCCCATGTAGTTTGCGCTATCTGGATACCTGAAGTTTGCTTTGCTAATACAGTATTCCTGGAACCTGTAGAAGGTGTTAATAACATTCCCCCTGCAAGATGGAAGCTCACTTGCTACCTATGCaagcagagagggagaggggcaTCCATTCAGTGCCACAAGGCCAACTGCTACCGTGCATTTCATGTTACCTGTGCTCAACGAGCTGGGCTCTTCATGAAGATTGACCCAGTGCGTGAGACTAGCAGCAGCCACACCACAGTCACTGTGAAGAAGACTGCCTTCTGTGGAAACCATTCTCCTCTTGGAGCACAAGTGGGGTACAGTGAAGAAGGTGGAGGATTTGTAGGAGGtaggggtcaaaggtcatatACTTTAGGACCAACAGTTCAGGAAAACAAAAAGGGTTTGGTTACACagcaaaaaaagaagacaagaaaGAGTGCAGATGGTGTGTCACGGAAGTCAGCAATGCCTCTATTCCTTGTGCCCCAAATCCCATCCTACAG GCTTAATAAGATTTGCACAGGCGTGCCAGTACAGAGGAAGAACCAGTTCATGCAAAGGCTTCATAATTATTGGCTGCTAAAACGTCATTCTCGTAATGGAGTTCCACTCATCCGTCAGCTCCACTCACACCTACAGGTTCAGCAGACTGAAAAG AGCAAGCCAGATTCCAAGGTGCAGGCATTGAGGGTAGAGCTGAAATACTGGCAGAAGCAGCGGCAAGACCTAGAGAAAGCTCGACTTTTAATTGAACTAATTcgcaagagagagaggctcAAACGTGAACAG CTGAAACTGCAGCAGGTGACACTGGAGCTCCAGCTCACTCCGGCCTTAGTACTGCTGCGCTCTACTCTGGAGCAACTGCAAGAGAAAGACAGCACTTGCATCTTCATTTCTCCAGTCAATTTGTCTGAG GTTCCAGATTATCTGGAGTTTGTTTCTGAGCCCATGGACTTCTCCACCATGCGTGAGAAGCTGGAGGCACATAAGTATTGCTCTGTGGCAGATCTGGAAGCTGACTTCAACTTAATGGTGTCAAACTGCCTGCGGTACAATTCCAGTGACACAGTGTTCCACAAAAGTGCCATGCAGCTCAAGGAGGTGGGTGGTGCCATCTTGCGACATGCCCAACGCCAGGCTCTCAGAATAGGCTTCGACCTTTCCACAGGGATGCATCTTCCAGATGCCAGCAAAGTGAATTCCAAACAGTCCTGCTGGGGCAAGG TGGATGTGCTTCTGGATCCTAGAAACAGATTTCACATGTCTCCAAAGGAACAGCTGAAGCATCTGCTTGAAAAGCTGGACATGGTGACATCCATGTGTGCCAGCGGAAGACGCACAAAACAGCTGCGACTGCTGCGAAGGGAAATAAACAGTATTCGGCACAAGCTCCGCAACCAGCGGCGCACTTCACGATTGCTCGGTGGTAACATAAAAAATGAAGACAAACATGAGGAGGAAGGGTGGaaccaaaatattaaatatgcagCATCAATTCCAG AGTCCAGAAATTCTACACATCAAAAAACTCAAGAGTCCACGTGTCTCACCTCCTCTCCTTTACCAGGCGATGCCCCACCAAATGATTCAGTCTTCGGCCTGGAAACAGGAGGAATGACCACCCAGGGTCAGTTTTATGAACAGCAAGGAAGCAGAGGCCGGGGCAGAGGTAAAGGCAAGGCAAAAAATCACACTAAGACTCCTGCCCATACAGAAATAGATAATAAACTTCACCTGAAGGAACGACACACTCTGGCCATATCCTCTCTAGATGGTTCACCTTTTATGCCCAAGCTGGGTGTAGGCCGCCGCACATCAATACTATTCAAGAAAGCTAAAAATGGAGACAAACTGGCCAAAAGCAAGCTATTTTCACTTCAGAACAGAGTCAGTGCTGACCAACTAAGTGAACAACTGCCAGATCATAGATCTCAGACAAGCCTGCTTTGCACACCACCAACCTCAAAATCCACTTCCAAAGAGAATG GCTTGACAAAAGGTCTTAAAAACCAGAACAATAGTGTTCCAGAGTCAGAGAGCTGCTCTACTTCTTATCAAAACAACATCAG TTCTTCACCTCCCAGACTCAGTCAGTGCAAACCATCTTTAAACAAGGTCCCAGCAGGAGTGGGAGAGAACACACAGAAGTCTGATTCAG TGACAAACCTGGAGCCGCTCAGCTTGGTTTGGGCTAAATGCAGGGGCTATCCATCATATCCTGCAATG ACAATAGATCCTGACATGCCTAAAGAAGGAATCCTTCCTAATGGCATTGTAATCCCAGTACCACCTCAAGATGTGCTGAAACTAGGTCAGCGCATACAGGTGGAGACTGAAGACAAGCTATTCCTTGTCCTGTTTTTCGACACAAAAAGAACTTG GCAGTGGCTACCAATGGGCAAACTCCATCCAATGGGAATCGATGACACTGTGGATAAACGTCACCTGATGGAAGGCAAAAAGCCGAATGTGCGCAAGTCTGTACACACGGCATATGAGCGAGCAATGAGGCACCTCAGCCGTGTGCATGAAAACATGAACTTCAGGCCACCCTCTTTCATTTAA
- the brpf3a gene encoding bromodomain and PHD finger-containing protein 3 isoform X4, whose amino-acid sequence MKKLRRQNCQIAFKRGRGRSSSSNHTEQHILFRSPSPCRFNFSMSRDTLTYAQSQKMVEVELEGRVHRINISDPLRVITEDEMLAQDLAECNSNKENSEQIASYAQKDQTVSSPKNRRKDSKHSNRGRRSSGQQYTHNHHTQLVSPLPKPSVHRVDTYAPSEACPLPVAYYRYMKMSHEELEMKAEYDMDEEDLAWLEIVNKKRVSDGHASVSPDTFELLIDRLEREAILESRSLALSQSPIDEDAFCCVCLDDECLNSNVILFCDICNLAVHQECYGVPYIPEGQWLCRRCLQSPSQPVDCVLCPNRGGAFKQASDGRWAHVVCAIWIPEVCFANTVFLEPVEGVNNIPPARWKLTCYLCKQRGRGASIQCHKANCYRAFHVTCAQRAGLFMKIDPVRETSSSHTTVTVKKTAFCGNHSPLGAQVGYSEEGGGFVGGRGQRSYTLGPTVQENKKGLVTQQKKKTRKSADGVSRKSAMPLFLVPQIPSYRLNKICTGVPVQRKNQFMQRLHNYWLLKRHSRNGVPLIRQLHSHLQVQQTEKSKPDSKVQALRVELKYWQKQRQDLEKARLLIELIRKRERLKREQLKLQQVTLELQLTPALVLLRSTLEQLQEKDSTCIFISPVNLSEVPDYLEFVSEPMDFSTMREKLEAHKYCSVADLEADFNLMVSNCLRYNSSDTVFHKSAMQLKEVGGAILRHAQRQALRIGFDLSTGMHLPDASKVNSKQSCWGKVDVLLDPRNRFHMSPKEQLKHLLEKLDMVTSMCASGRRTKQLRLLRREINSIRHKLRNQRRTSRLLGGNIKNEDKHEEEGWNQNIKYAASIPGDAPPNDSVFGLETGGMTTQGQFYEQQGSRGRGRDGSPFMPKLGVGRRTSILFKKAKNGDKLAKSKLFSLQNRVSADQLSEQLPDHRSQTSLLCTPPTSKSTSKENGLTKGLKNQNNSVPESESCSTSYQNNISSSPPRLSQCKPSLNKVPAGVGENTQKSDSVTNLEPLSLVWAKCRGYPSYPAMTIDPDMPKEGILPNGIVIPVPPQDVLKLGQRIQVETEDKLFLVLFFDTKRTWQWLPMGKLHPMGIDDTVDKRHLMEGKKPNVRKSVHTAYERAMRHLSRVHENMNFRPPSFI is encoded by the exons atgaagaagCTAAGAAGACAAAATTGTCAGATAGCATTCAAAAGAGGCAGAGGACGGAGCAGTTCCTCCAACCACACAGAGCAGCATATTCTTTTTCGCTCTCCCTCTCCATGTAGATTCAATTTCTCCATGtccagagacacactcacatatgcCCAGTCTCAAAAAATGGTGGAGGTAGAGCTTGAGGGGAGAGTTCATCGGATTAACATTTCTGACCCACTCAGAGTCATCACAGAGGATGAGATGCTGGCACAGGACCTAGCAGAGTGCAACAGCAATAAGGAGAACAGTGAGCAAATTGCAAGCTATGCTCAGAAGGACCAGACAGTCTCCTCACCTAAGAACAGGAGAAAAGACAGCAAACATAGTAATAGGGGCAGACGCTCCAGTGGCCAACAATACACCCACAACCATCACACTCAGTTAGTGAGCCCTCTTCCTAAGCCCAGCGTCCACAGGGTGGACACCTACGCGCCATCAGAGGCTTGTCCTCTTCCTGTGGCATACTATCGCTACATGAAGATGTCCCATGAAGAGCTGGAGATGAAGGCAGAGTATGACATGGATGAGGAAGACCTGGCTTGGCTGGAGATTGTCAATAAGAAACGTGTGTCTGACGGGCATGCCTCAGTCTCTCCTGACACATTTGAGTTATTGATTGACAGGTTGGAAAGGGAAGCCATTCTGGAGTCCCGTAGCTTAGCCTTGTCCCAGAGCCCCATCGATGAGGATGCTTTCTGCTGTGTGTGCCTGGATGACGAGTGCCTTAACAGCAATGTTATCCTGTTTTGTGACATCTGCAACTTGGCTGTGCACCAGGAGTGTTATGGAGTACCCTACATACCTGAAGGCCAGTGGTTATGTCGCCGCTGTCTGCAGTCCCCCTCCCAGCCTGTGGACTGCGTCCTTTGCCCAAATAGAGGAGGTGCCTTTAAACAAGCCAGTGATGGCCGCTGGGCCCATGTAGTTTGCGCTATCTGGATACCTGAAGTTTGCTTTGCTAATACAGTATTCCTGGAACCTGTAGAAGGTGTTAATAACATTCCCCCTGCAAGATGGAAGCTCACTTGCTACCTATGCaagcagagagggagaggggcaTCCATTCAGTGCCACAAGGCCAACTGCTACCGTGCATTTCATGTTACCTGTGCTCAACGAGCTGGGCTCTTCATGAAGATTGACCCAGTGCGTGAGACTAGCAGCAGCCACACCACAGTCACTGTGAAGAAGACTGCCTTCTGTGGAAACCATTCTCCTCTTGGAGCACAAGTGGGGTACAGTGAAGAAGGTGGAGGATTTGTAGGAGGtaggggtcaaaggtcatatACTTTAGGACCAACAGTTCAGGAAAACAAAAAGGGTTTGGTTACACagcaaaaaaagaagacaagaaaGAGTGCAGATGGTGTGTCACGGAAGTCAGCAATGCCTCTATTCCTTGTGCCCCAAATCCCATCCTACAG GCTTAATAAGATTTGCACAGGCGTGCCAGTACAGAGGAAGAACCAGTTCATGCAAAGGCTTCATAATTATTGGCTGCTAAAACGTCATTCTCGTAATGGAGTTCCACTCATCCGTCAGCTCCACTCACACCTACAGGTTCAGCAGACTGAAAAG AGCAAGCCAGATTCCAAGGTGCAGGCATTGAGGGTAGAGCTGAAATACTGGCAGAAGCAGCGGCAAGACCTAGAGAAAGCTCGACTTTTAATTGAACTAATTcgcaagagagagaggctcAAACGTGAACAG CTGAAACTGCAGCAGGTGACACTGGAGCTCCAGCTCACTCCGGCCTTAGTACTGCTGCGCTCTACTCTGGAGCAACTGCAAGAGAAAGACAGCACTTGCATCTTCATTTCTCCAGTCAATTTGTCTGAG GTTCCAGATTATCTGGAGTTTGTTTCTGAGCCCATGGACTTCTCCACCATGCGTGAGAAGCTGGAGGCACATAAGTATTGCTCTGTGGCAGATCTGGAAGCTGACTTCAACTTAATGGTGTCAAACTGCCTGCGGTACAATTCCAGTGACACAGTGTTCCACAAAAGTGCCATGCAGCTCAAGGAGGTGGGTGGTGCCATCTTGCGACATGCCCAACGCCAGGCTCTCAGAATAGGCTTCGACCTTTCCACAGGGATGCATCTTCCAGATGCCAGCAAAGTGAATTCCAAACAGTCCTGCTGGGGCAAGG TGGATGTGCTTCTGGATCCTAGAAACAGATTTCACATGTCTCCAAAGGAACAGCTGAAGCATCTGCTTGAAAAGCTGGACATGGTGACATCCATGTGTGCCAGCGGAAGACGCACAAAACAGCTGCGACTGCTGCGAAGGGAAATAAACAGTATTCGGCACAAGCTCCGCAACCAGCGGCGCACTTCACGATTGCTCGGTGGTAACATAAAAAATGAAGACAAACATGAGGAGGAAGGGTGGaaccaaaatattaaatatgcagCATCAATTCCAG GCGATGCCCCACCAAATGATTCAGTCTTCGGCCTGGAAACAGGAGGAATGACCACCCAGGGTCAGTTTTATGAACAGCAAGGAAGCAGAGGCCGGGGCAGAG ATGGTTCACCTTTTATGCCCAAGCTGGGTGTAGGCCGCCGCACATCAATACTATTCAAGAAAGCTAAAAATGGAGACAAACTGGCCAAAAGCAAGCTATTTTCACTTCAGAACAGAGTCAGTGCTGACCAACTAAGTGAACAACTGCCAGATCATAGATCTCAGACAAGCCTGCTTTGCACACCACCAACCTCAAAATCCACTTCCAAAGAGAATG GCTTGACAAAAGGTCTTAAAAACCAGAACAATAGTGTTCCAGAGTCAGAGAGCTGCTCTACTTCTTATCAAAACAACATCAG TTCTTCACCTCCCAGACTCAGTCAGTGCAAACCATCTTTAAACAAGGTCCCAGCAGGAGTGGGAGAGAACACACAGAAGTCTGATTCAG TGACAAACCTGGAGCCGCTCAGCTTGGTTTGGGCTAAATGCAGGGGCTATCCATCATATCCTGCAATG ACAATAGATCCTGACATGCCTAAAGAAGGAATCCTTCCTAATGGCATTGTAATCCCAGTACCACCTCAAGATGTGCTGAAACTAGGTCAGCGCATACAGGTGGAGACTGAAGACAAGCTATTCCTTGTCCTGTTTTTCGACACAAAAAGAACTTG GCAGTGGCTACCAATGGGCAAACTCCATCCAATGGGAATCGATGACACTGTGGATAAACGTCACCTGATGGAAGGCAAAAAGCCGAATGTGCGCAAGTCTGTACACACGGCATATGAGCGAGCAATGAGGCACCTCAGCCGTGTGCATGAAAACATGAACTTCAGGCCACCCTCTTTCATTTAA
- the brpf3a gene encoding bromodomain and PHD finger-containing protein 3 isoform X2, giving the protein MKKLRRQNCQIAFKRGRGRSSSSNHTEQHILFRSPSPCRFNFSMSRDTLTYAQSQKMVEVELEGRVHRINISDPLRVITEDEMLAQDLAECNSNKENSEQIASYAQKDQTVSSPKNRRKDSKHSNRGRRSSGQQYTHNHHTQLVSPLPKPSVHRVDTYAPSEACPLPVAYYRYMKMSHEELEMKAEYDMDEEDLAWLEIVNKKRVSDGHASVSPDTFELLIDRLEREAILESRSLALSQSPIDEDAFCCVCLDDECLNSNVILFCDICNLAVHQECYGVPYIPEGQWLCRRCLQSPSQPVDCVLCPNRGGAFKQASDGRWAHVVCAIWIPEVCFANTVFLEPVEGVNNIPPARWKLTCYLCKQRGRGASIQCHKANCYRAFHVTCAQRAGLFMKIDPVRETSSSHTTVTVKKTAFCGNHSPLGAQVGYSEEGGGFVGGRGQRSYTLGPTVQENKKGLVTQQKKKTRKSADGVSRKSAMPLFLVPQIPSYRLNKICTGVPVQRKNQFMQRLHNYWLLKRHSRNGVPLIRQLHSHLQVQQTEKSKPDSKVQALRVELKYWQKQRQDLEKARLLIELIRKRERLKREQLKLQQVTLELQLTPALVLLRSTLEQLQEKDSTCIFISPVNLSEVPDYLEFVSEPMDFSTMREKLEAHKYCSVADLEADFNLMVSNCLRYNSSDTVFHKSAMQLKEVGGAILRHAQRQALRIGFDLSTGMHLPDASKVNSKQSCWGKVDVLLDPRNRFHMSPKEQLKHLLEKLDMVTSMCASGRRTKQLRLLRREINSIRHKLRNQRRTSRLLGGNIKNEDKHEEEGWNQNIKYAASIPGDAPPNDSVFGLETGGMTTQGQFYEQQGSRGRGRGKGKAKNHTKTPAHTEIDNKLHLKERHTLAISSLDGSPFMPKLGVGRRTSILFKKAKNGDKLAKSKLFSLQNRVSADQLSEQLPDHRSQTSLLCTPPTSKSTSKENGLTKGLKNQNNSVPESESCSTSYQNNISSSPPRLSQCKPSLNKVPAGVGENTQKSDSVTNLEPLSLVWAKCRGYPSYPAMTIDPDMPKEGILPNGIVIPVPPQDVLKLGQRIQVETEDKLFLVLFFDTKRTWQWLPMGKLHPMGIDDTVDKRHLMEGKKPNVRKSVHTAYERAMRHLSRVHENMNFRPPSFI; this is encoded by the exons atgaagaagCTAAGAAGACAAAATTGTCAGATAGCATTCAAAAGAGGCAGAGGACGGAGCAGTTCCTCCAACCACACAGAGCAGCATATTCTTTTTCGCTCTCCCTCTCCATGTAGATTCAATTTCTCCATGtccagagacacactcacatatgcCCAGTCTCAAAAAATGGTGGAGGTAGAGCTTGAGGGGAGAGTTCATCGGATTAACATTTCTGACCCACTCAGAGTCATCACAGAGGATGAGATGCTGGCACAGGACCTAGCAGAGTGCAACAGCAATAAGGAGAACAGTGAGCAAATTGCAAGCTATGCTCAGAAGGACCAGACAGTCTCCTCACCTAAGAACAGGAGAAAAGACAGCAAACATAGTAATAGGGGCAGACGCTCCAGTGGCCAACAATACACCCACAACCATCACACTCAGTTAGTGAGCCCTCTTCCTAAGCCCAGCGTCCACAGGGTGGACACCTACGCGCCATCAGAGGCTTGTCCTCTTCCTGTGGCATACTATCGCTACATGAAGATGTCCCATGAAGAGCTGGAGATGAAGGCAGAGTATGACATGGATGAGGAAGACCTGGCTTGGCTGGAGATTGTCAATAAGAAACGTGTGTCTGACGGGCATGCCTCAGTCTCTCCTGACACATTTGAGTTATTGATTGACAGGTTGGAAAGGGAAGCCATTCTGGAGTCCCGTAGCTTAGCCTTGTCCCAGAGCCCCATCGATGAGGATGCTTTCTGCTGTGTGTGCCTGGATGACGAGTGCCTTAACAGCAATGTTATCCTGTTTTGTGACATCTGCAACTTGGCTGTGCACCAGGAGTGTTATGGAGTACCCTACATACCTGAAGGCCAGTGGTTATGTCGCCGCTGTCTGCAGTCCCCCTCCCAGCCTGTGGACTGCGTCCTTTGCCCAAATAGAGGAGGTGCCTTTAAACAAGCCAGTGATGGCCGCTGGGCCCATGTAGTTTGCGCTATCTGGATACCTGAAGTTTGCTTTGCTAATACAGTATTCCTGGAACCTGTAGAAGGTGTTAATAACATTCCCCCTGCAAGATGGAAGCTCACTTGCTACCTATGCaagcagagagggagaggggcaTCCATTCAGTGCCACAAGGCCAACTGCTACCGTGCATTTCATGTTACCTGTGCTCAACGAGCTGGGCTCTTCATGAAGATTGACCCAGTGCGTGAGACTAGCAGCAGCCACACCACAGTCACTGTGAAGAAGACTGCCTTCTGTGGAAACCATTCTCCTCTTGGAGCACAAGTGGGGTACAGTGAAGAAGGTGGAGGATTTGTAGGAGGtaggggtcaaaggtcatatACTTTAGGACCAACAGTTCAGGAAAACAAAAAGGGTTTGGTTACACagcaaaaaaagaagacaagaaaGAGTGCAGATGGTGTGTCACGGAAGTCAGCAATGCCTCTATTCCTTGTGCCCCAAATCCCATCCTACAG GCTTAATAAGATTTGCACAGGCGTGCCAGTACAGAGGAAGAACCAGTTCATGCAAAGGCTTCATAATTATTGGCTGCTAAAACGTCATTCTCGTAATGGAGTTCCACTCATCCGTCAGCTCCACTCACACCTACAGGTTCAGCAGACTGAAAAG AGCAAGCCAGATTCCAAGGTGCAGGCATTGAGGGTAGAGCTGAAATACTGGCAGAAGCAGCGGCAAGACCTAGAGAAAGCTCGACTTTTAATTGAACTAATTcgcaagagagagaggctcAAACGTGAACAG CTGAAACTGCAGCAGGTGACACTGGAGCTCCAGCTCACTCCGGCCTTAGTACTGCTGCGCTCTACTCTGGAGCAACTGCAAGAGAAAGACAGCACTTGCATCTTCATTTCTCCAGTCAATTTGTCTGAG GTTCCAGATTATCTGGAGTTTGTTTCTGAGCCCATGGACTTCTCCACCATGCGTGAGAAGCTGGAGGCACATAAGTATTGCTCTGTGGCAGATCTGGAAGCTGACTTCAACTTAATGGTGTCAAACTGCCTGCGGTACAATTCCAGTGACACAGTGTTCCACAAAAGTGCCATGCAGCTCAAGGAGGTGGGTGGTGCCATCTTGCGACATGCCCAACGCCAGGCTCTCAGAATAGGCTTCGACCTTTCCACAGGGATGCATCTTCCAGATGCCAGCAAAGTGAATTCCAAACAGTCCTGCTGGGGCAAGG TGGATGTGCTTCTGGATCCTAGAAACAGATTTCACATGTCTCCAAAGGAACAGCTGAAGCATCTGCTTGAAAAGCTGGACATGGTGACATCCATGTGTGCCAGCGGAAGACGCACAAAACAGCTGCGACTGCTGCGAAGGGAAATAAACAGTATTCGGCACAAGCTCCGCAACCAGCGGCGCACTTCACGATTGCTCGGTGGTAACATAAAAAATGAAGACAAACATGAGGAGGAAGGGTGGaaccaaaatattaaatatgcagCATCAATTCCAG GCGATGCCCCACCAAATGATTCAGTCTTCGGCCTGGAAACAGGAGGAATGACCACCCAGGGTCAGTTTTATGAACAGCAAGGAAGCAGAGGCCGGGGCAGAGGTAAAGGCAAGGCAAAAAATCACACTAAGACTCCTGCCCATACAGAAATAGATAATAAACTTCACCTGAAGGAACGACACACTCTGGCCATATCCTCTCTAGATGGTTCACCTTTTATGCCCAAGCTGGGTGTAGGCCGCCGCACATCAATACTATTCAAGAAAGCTAAAAATGGAGACAAACTGGCCAAAAGCAAGCTATTTTCACTTCAGAACAGAGTCAGTGCTGACCAACTAAGTGAACAACTGCCAGATCATAGATCTCAGACAAGCCTGCTTTGCACACCACCAACCTCAAAATCCACTTCCAAAGAGAATG GCTTGACAAAAGGTCTTAAAAACCAGAACAATAGTGTTCCAGAGTCAGAGAGCTGCTCTACTTCTTATCAAAACAACATCAG TTCTTCACCTCCCAGACTCAGTCAGTGCAAACCATCTTTAAACAAGGTCCCAGCAGGAGTGGGAGAGAACACACAGAAGTCTGATTCAG TGACAAACCTGGAGCCGCTCAGCTTGGTTTGGGCTAAATGCAGGGGCTATCCATCATATCCTGCAATG ACAATAGATCCTGACATGCCTAAAGAAGGAATCCTTCCTAATGGCATTGTAATCCCAGTACCACCTCAAGATGTGCTGAAACTAGGTCAGCGCATACAGGTGGAGACTGAAGACAAGCTATTCCTTGTCCTGTTTTTCGACACAAAAAGAACTTG GCAGTGGCTACCAATGGGCAAACTCCATCCAATGGGAATCGATGACACTGTGGATAAACGTCACCTGATGGAAGGCAAAAAGCCGAATGTGCGCAAGTCTGTACACACGGCATATGAGCGAGCAATGAGGCACCTCAGCCGTGTGCATGAAAACATGAACTTCAGGCCACCCTCTTTCATTTAA